A stretch of Flavobacterium sp. N1994 DNA encodes these proteins:
- a CDS encoding IS1595 family transposase, which produces MFNKEIKSVIDLLQAFPDEQSCIEHFERIRWDGNVVSPFDASSKVYKTKNGYMCKNTQKNFNVKTNTLFDNTKMPLQKWFLAIFIATSHKKGISSLQLSRDLDITQKSAWFMLQRIRNCFKIDSEIQLRNEVECDETYVGGKDKNRPVHKRSSANYFGKDIVFGAVERGGKVYAKTVNHATSIELQEQVLKSVEIGSVLYSDEHRSYRALGKVYDHQYIKHNKNEYVRGNIHTNTIEGFWSLLKRGIIGIYHFTSKKHLQLYVDEFVYRYNTRDLSTEDRINLLLSNGENRTTYKMLIH; this is translated from the coding sequence ATGTTTAACAAAGAAATTAAATCAGTAATTGACTTATTACAAGCGTTTCCCGACGAACAATCGTGCATTGAGCATTTCGAGAGAATACGTTGGGACGGCAATGTAGTTAGTCCTTTCGATGCAAGTTCAAAGGTATATAAAACCAAAAATGGTTATATGTGCAAGAACACACAAAAGAATTTTAATGTTAAGACAAATACTTTGTTTGACAATACTAAGATGCCTTTACAAAAATGGTTCTTAGCTATTTTTATTGCAACTTCGCATAAAAAGGGAATATCCTCTTTACAATTAAGTCGTGATTTAGATATTACTCAAAAGTCTGCTTGGTTTATGTTGCAACGGATAAGAAACTGTTTTAAGATTGATAGTGAGATACAACTACGCAATGAAGTTGAATGCGACGAAACGTATGTGGGAGGAAAGGATAAAAATAGACCTGTTCACAAACGTAGTAGTGCAAATTATTTCGGGAAAGATATTGTATTTGGAGCAGTCGAGCGTGGAGGTAAAGTTTATGCTAAAACTGTAAATCACGCTACATCTATAGAATTGCAAGAACAAGTACTTAAATCAGTCGAAATAGGTTCTGTATTATATTCAGACGAACATCGTTCTTATAGAGCATTGGGCAAAGTCTACGACCACCAATATATAAAACATAACAAAAATGAATATGTTAGAGGAAATATACATACAAATACTATTGAGGGATTTTGGAGTTTATTAAAACGTGGTATTATTGGGATTTATCATTTCACATCTAAAAAACATTTGCAGTTATACGTTGACGAGTTTGTTTATAGATATAATACACGAGATTTGTCTACAGAGGACAGAATAAATTTATTACTTTCGAATGGTGAAAATAGAACAACTTATAAAATGCTTATTCACTAA